Proteins from a genomic interval of Schaalia odontolytica:
- a CDS encoding serine/threonine-protein kinase, translating into MDSDARVGMVPVLPGYQWIRPLGSGGFADVYLCRQELPSRDVAVKVARRDRGADGEAGIAREADVMALVSGHPAVAQLYGAGRTPDGRPFLVMEYCPVANILDQVRANPMAADRALSMVIRMCGGAEMLHRAGYVHRDIKPSNIMINAFGSPVLTDFGVAEPVGTDPRGGRDGFSVMWAPPEQIAGTARAHPTQDVWALGATLWTLLMGRSPFEVPDGDNSAKAVAQRVAAGRVSRIDRPGVPDAVTAVIRRAMSLDPENRFGSAAALGYALQTIEREMHRPVTEMKLSVVASSGVSSSALARPAGAALDAERTRTRRGSFADGAAPVSNEAWDGNSTTGRTGLGAGESKRPVWVLPLLALVMVVATAGLVVAMLTGGGHAVHVGGGGEPSGEETGGATGTVADPGGAPPDAVGEVRATQVGAEILWEWDVPRQAQFRADQLAFKYVLTRPGEAVVAETMRRNSLTTTAVSGENCLTVSVVVDASGRESAPVTTCVTVP; encoded by the coding sequence ATGGACAGTGACGCTCGCGTCGGAATGGTCCCGGTGCTGCCGGGCTACCAGTGGATTCGTCCCCTGGGGTCGGGCGGCTTCGCGGACGTGTACCTGTGCCGTCAGGAGCTGCCCAGCCGTGACGTTGCCGTGAAGGTGGCGCGCCGGGATCGGGGGGCCGACGGCGAGGCGGGGATCGCCCGCGAGGCCGACGTGATGGCGCTCGTGTCCGGTCACCCCGCGGTCGCCCAGCTCTACGGGGCGGGTCGCACCCCGGATGGTCGCCCGTTCCTGGTCATGGAGTATTGCCCGGTCGCGAACATCCTCGATCAGGTGCGCGCTAATCCGATGGCCGCCGACCGGGCGCTGTCGATGGTGATCCGCATGTGCGGCGGCGCGGAGATGCTGCACCGCGCGGGCTACGTGCATCGCGATATCAAGCCCAGCAACATCATGATCAACGCCTTCGGGTCGCCGGTTCTCACGGACTTCGGCGTGGCCGAGCCGGTGGGCACGGACCCGCGGGGCGGGCGCGACGGTTTCTCGGTGATGTGGGCTCCCCCGGAGCAGATCGCGGGCACGGCGCGGGCGCACCCGACGCAGGACGTGTGGGCGCTCGGCGCTACCCTGTGGACGCTCCTGATGGGTCGGTCGCCCTTCGAGGTTCCCGACGGGGATAACTCGGCGAAGGCGGTTGCCCAGCGCGTGGCCGCGGGGCGCGTGTCGCGCATTGATCGTCCGGGCGTGCCGGATGCGGTGACCGCGGTGATCCGGCGGGCCATGAGCCTGGATCCGGAGAATCGCTTCGGTTCGGCCGCTGCCCTGGGCTACGCCCTGCAGACGATCGAGCGTGAGATGCATCGTCCGGTCACGGAGATGAAGCTCAGCGTCGTGGCCTCGTCTGGGGTGTCCTCCTCGGCGCTGGCCCGCCCTGCGGGCGCCGCCCTGGATGCGGAGCGCACGCGCACCAGGCGCGGGAGCTTCGCCGACGGCGCCGCGCCCGTCTCGAACGAGGCATGGGACGGGAACTCGACGACCGGGCGGACCGGCCTGGGCGCGGGGGAGTCGAAGCGCCCGGTGTGGGTGCTTCCGCTGCTGGCCCTCGTCATGGTGGTGGCGACGGCGGGCCTGGTGGTGGCGATGCTGACGGGCGGCGGGCACGCCGTCCACGTGGGCGGGGGAGGCGAGCCCTCGGGCGAGGAGACGGGCGGCGCGACCGGCACGGTGGCTGACCCGGGCGGGGCGCCCCCCGACGCGGTTGGCGAGGTGCGCGCGACCCAGGTCGGTGCGGAGATCCTGTGGGAGTGGGATGTTCCCCGCCAGGCGCAGTTCCGGGCGGATCAGCTCGCGTTCAAGTACGTGCTGACGCGCCCGGGCGAGGCCGTGGTGGCCGAGACGATGCGCCGCAACAGCCTGACAACGACGGCCGTGAGCGGCGAGAATTGCCTGACGGTGAGCGTGGTCGTGGATGCGTCAGGCCGAGAGTCGGCCCCCGTGACGACGTGCGTGACCGTCCCGTAG
- a CDS encoding S8 family peptidase — protein sequence MSEHTRRRWRRAMVGGAAVAAAVAAVVVPAAPASAADPAITAAEQPFYAYYSLGKIHSAGYTGRGVTIALIDGPVNTRIPELTGASIEDSKPCSVQSQDKYWDHGTVIAQVMVAPDFGVAPGAHLRSYRLSFDGDQAGSDCAIGDWGRGRSDLALLIESALNDGVDVITTSSSYPSSYEGMRWALARAITRKVPVVACTGNDGVRNSAEWLPAWSGVVGVGAIEEDGTTASYSNGGDPVSTAALARPNYRSATDGQRYRGWGTSYATPVVAASLALSMQRWPRATGDQIMQGLARTGVGGGGGKWNPSTGYGAVDPYAMLTTDPTRFPDENPFMDKGAEPVPSRRDVQDYADGVVDPSRIAGDDSYAYLGFDEYIALRARHGYPTHLGASPRYHRR from the coding sequence ATGAGTGAGCACACGAGGCGCCGGTGGCGCCGTGCGATGGTCGGGGGAGCCGCCGTGGCGGCGGCGGTTGCCGCGGTCGTGGTCCCGGCCGCCCCGGCCTCGGCGGCGGATCCCGCTATCACGGCGGCCGAGCAGCCCTTTTACGCCTACTACTCGCTGGGGAAGATCCACTCGGCGGGATACACGGGACGGGGGGTGACGATCGCCCTGATCGACGGACCCGTGAACACCCGCATCCCGGAGCTGACGGGGGCGAGCATCGAGGATTCCAAGCCCTGTTCGGTTCAGTCGCAGGACAAGTATTGGGACCACGGCACGGTGATCGCCCAGGTCATGGTCGCCCCCGATTTCGGGGTCGCGCCGGGGGCGCACCTGAGGTCCTACAGGCTCTCGTTCGACGGGGATCAGGCCGGGTCGGATTGCGCAATTGGCGACTGGGGTCGCGGGCGCTCGGACCTGGCGCTGTTGATCGAGTCCGCGCTGAATGACGGGGTGGACGTGATCACGACGTCGTCGAGCTATCCGAGCAGCTACGAGGGGATGCGGTGGGCGCTGGCTCGGGCGATCACGCGGAAGGTCCCCGTCGTGGCGTGTACGGGCAACGACGGCGTGCGTAACTCTGCGGAGTGGCTGCCCGCGTGGTCGGGCGTCGTGGGCGTGGGCGCGATCGAGGAGGACGGAACGACGGCCTCGTATTCGAACGGGGGAGACCCGGTGTCCACGGCCGCGTTGGCCAGGCCGAACTACCGTTCCGCGACCGATGGCCAGCGCTACCGGGGGTGGGGCACGTCCTATGCGACCCCGGTGGTCGCGGCGTCCCTGGCGCTGTCGATGCAGCGGTGGCCCAGGGCGACGGGGGACCAGATCATGCAGGGCCTGGCGCGCACGGGCGTGGGAGGCGGCGGCGGGAAGTGGAACCCGTCCACCGGGTACGGGGCGGTGGATCCGTACGCGATGCTGACGACGGATCCGACGCGTTTCCCGGACGAGAACCCCTTCATGGACAAGGGGGCCGAGCCCGTGCCCTCCCGCCGGGATGTCCAGGACTACGCCGACGGCGTGGTGGATCCGAGCCGCATCGCGGGGGATGATTCCTACGCCTACCTGGGTTTTGACGAGTACATCGCGTTGCGCGCCAGGCACGGCTACCCGACCCACCTGGGGGCCAGCCCGCGCTACCACAGGCGGTAG